Part of the Malaclemys terrapin pileata isolate rMalTer1 chromosome 17, rMalTer1.hap1, whole genome shotgun sequence genome, GTTCTGCCTCGTGGAGTGGTAGAGTGATCTAGTTGGTGAGGGGGCTTTATAAgttccagtattgccaaccccaagtgtgaAAAAATAATGAATTAGGCCACTTAagatcatgaaattggcttacaATCACATGCTTTTACAAAACCAATACATTTTGAGTTTTTTATTGGCATTCTGGTTTTTGAACCTGCAGGGTGCacttgggtcatattttcaagcttttctttgcaactatgatggctaaaaactttttttaaaattaaagctgcAATTTTTATGTATTCCTgtaactccaggagctggggcttcaagaaaaccaccaaatatcaTGAAAGCTGGCAACACTGAAAATTTGATGTAGTTTTATTATATGGGGGTGAAACTTCTTCATGCCCTCTGATCACCGCTTCAAGTTATTTTATAATGGGGTTTGCATACCATAAAGATACAATCCTGTGTAGTTCTTCTCCTTATGCATCTGGTATTGAATGAGGAAAATTTCTTCGGAATTGCTGTTCATAAGCTTCCCCATGGTGCGCTGGTTCTTGGCTTCGCGAGAACACAATCAGGAGTTAGGAGTGGGCAGTAAGAATATTAAATTCGACCCAATTCTGTGTAACAAGACCTGGTATAAACCTGCAAGAATTGCTAATATTGGACAGTGAGTTTATTGGTCTGATTATAGATGAATATATGTTTTGCTACCATCTGCTCAGGGATCTGATCACGTGTAGAAAAGTCCTATCCTGGTCTAGCTTCTTCTGTAGGGCCCAGTCCAAGTCTCAGCAGTCAgtgggagaaaatctcccattgatttcaatacaaGTTGCAGTAGGCCTTTAGTGTTTTTTGGTCTTCTTTTAGATAACGGCCTGGGATTTTAAGGAGCCAAAGATGCCTGGCTCTCATCCTAACATGGATGTATGCAGCTCGCTCACGATTCCTTGGTGTGTTCAGCCATAAATGGTTGTGCATGGCTCTCTGACTACTATCTTATCTCTCTGAGAATGGTGCAAAGAACTGCCCCAATGAGGAGGGGATCATTCTAAAGGGGAATCTGTCCCCCAAGTTCTCGGTGGGTTCGGTCACCTGATTCCTCCCTGTCCTGAGGCTTCAAATGTGCAATGGGAAATGAGATGCATCCGAGAAACTAATATACAAActcctgacccctctcccccatccactTGCCCTCCTCTATGTTTAGATAATGATGCCTCTGTGTGCTCCGCTTCCCTCTTGGCATCAGATTCTTACCATACTTGATCAGGGTGGCATTATTGATCGAGACTTCAAGGTAAGTTGAGTTGTTTGAGAGACATTTGTCCCcactaaaaagagagagagagggtgaacAGCCTATAATTAGAGAGGTGAGGGTAAGGATTCTGCTGTCTTGAGACACTTGGAGGCAAATTCTACCATTAGAGTCGAGAGAGAgtagtttttaaggtcagaaggcacCATAATTAGATTGCCTAGCcttacctcctgtataacacaagtcatagaatttcacccagttacccctgcattGAGCCTGGTAACTTGTTTGACAAAAGTATATTTTTTAGATAGGTGTCCAGTCTTGACATGAAGACCTCAAGATATGGGgcgtccaccacttcccttggtagtttgttcactttctttataaaaaaaaaaaggggggtggggcggggaggggcttaTTACTAaattgaatttcctggctttgacttccagccactggttcttgttatgccctTCTCTGATAGATTAAAGATTCCTTTAGTGCCtagtattttctccccaggaaggtaCTTCTATAAATTGATGGGAGCTACATGCCTTCACATAGCACCTAGTGTCTGTGTGTATTACATACACTGGTGTATTGTGCGGTACATTGGTACACTTATATAAAGTATAAATACTGCAGGGAATTCAGGATATGCCCAGCTTCTTCCATCTCATATGTGAAACAGAAGAGAGTTTAGTGCCAGACTGATGGCCTCTATCTATCTACAGGTCAGAGTGAGCACAAGTAACTGAGGAGGGCTGGGCAAACCTGAAGAGGTCCTGCCAGGACCACAATAGAACCTGATGCTTGGAGAGGAGGGATTCAATCTGCAAAGGCCGCGACAGAGCGAGGCAGCGATGGGGTTGCAATGCATGGCTCGTGGTACAGCCCAATGCTCATAGGTAAGTTTTCATGGTGCATGAACGTTCATGGTCTGGCATATACAACATAAGCAGGCAGCCTTTGTGTTGCAGGGGACAGTTTGGTACATTAATATGGATGCAGGGTACCTAGAGAGAGACTGATTAGGAGAGCAAGAAAGAATCTAACCTGGCTGCAAGACCAtgggagaggttaaaaaaaaaaaaaacaagggcaagaaaaacccccaaaccaaTCGATTCCAAAGctagaagggaccagtgtgatcatctagtttgacttgctgtgtaacacaggccatataacTTCCCTCAAATAATAATAAGATGGTGGAACTAAATTAAACTCTTGTAGCATTGTTAGTAGGAGGCTTAGTCAGACATGAACTAGTGAGGGGAGACAGAGAGACATACAAAtcactgggaaaaaaattaatagaGAAACTTTTAACAAACGTTCCCTTGTTCAGGTGATGCTAATTAAAACCTTGTGCTGAAAAGTCTATGGGGTAAGGGGGAAATTATGGTATAAAAATAAGATAGGTGCACAGATGGACAAAGGGAAGAAGAGGAGGCATTGAAGAGTCTTACACTGTGACATGCTGGTTGATGAATAACTCCTGCTCCTGTTCAGTAGGGTTCACATCAAGATAACCATTATCTATCAGCACCATTTCCAGCAGGTGAAAGGGGAACTGTGAAGCACCAGCTATGTAGAACCATTTCCCCAGCAGCTGTGAAGATAAAGTGGGCAGGAGAGGAGAATAGAATAAGAGACTCTTATGGAGTTCCAAGAGGGAAAATGAATGCCTTGTCTTTACAGTGACAAGTCTTGCTCTCACATTCTGCTGTAGTACTGCGTTTTGCCCCTGTCAAGTTCTCTCACTAAAACTAGCAAGAATAgccaaaagagagaaagaaacagcATTCTTTACGGTGGATAAAAATTTTGAATATGTTGATTTTTCTCAGGTGACttttggtttctgtttttttttccctttcacccTTCCGTCACTTTTAAATGGTCAGTGAAGTCACATTGTgggatttgttttgcattaaaacTTTAATTTATTTTGGAAACTTTTCAAGTTTGAAATTCTGATTTTGAAATATAATCCCAGGGgaatttggtgggggaggggggaagagaacggGGCTATTACAAAACGCAACGGGACTGAAAATATTTATGAATGTGTCACAACATGTATGGATTCTTTCCCATTTTCCATCAGGTCTACTACCACCTAATATTTGctatttatatagtgacataaTATATTACTTAA contains:
- the LOC128825280 gene encoding alpha-1-acid glycoprotein 1-like, which produces MALACFVTFLSLAHLLSSMPLQCELLLPQIPDNTTASKLLGKWFYIAGASQFPFHLLEMVLIDNGYLDVNPTEQEQELFINQHVTVGDKCLSNNSTYLEVSINNATLIKYAKNQRTMGKLMNSNSEEIFLIQYQMHKEKNYTGLYLYARNQNMSNTQLEEFRDHAKCLGLHEEEIIYAPWQKKELCQM